The genomic region GCCTCGCTCGCCCTGCCGGCCGCCGCGCGCCAGCCCAACACCTACCAGGTGACGGGGCCGGTGCTGGAGGTCTCGGACGACATGGTCGTCGTGCAGAAGGGGAAGGAGAAGTGGGAGATCGCCCGCACCGCCGACACCAAGGTCACGGGCGACCTCAAGGTCGGCGCCAAGGTCACGGTCGAGTACCGCATGACCGCCGCCACGGTCGAGGTGAAGGGCGACAAGGCTGGCAAGGCCAAGGCCAAGAAGTAGCGCCATGACCTGGCCACGCGACCTCGCCGACCGGCTCGGCGTCCGGCTCCCGATCTTCCTGGCGCCGATGGCCGGCGGCCCCTCCACGCCGGCGCTCGCGGCGGCCGTCTCGGAGGCAGGCGGGCTCGGCGCGCTCGGGTGCGGATACTCCGCGCCCGAGCAGATCCGGGCCGAGGTGGAGGAGGTGCGGCGGCGCACGCAGGCGCCGTTCGCGGTGAACCTCTTCGCCCCGGAGCCCCACGACTGGCCGCCGCCCGCCGAGCCGCTCGCCCGCGCGGCGTCGCGGCTGCAGGCCTACCGCGACGAGCTCGGGCTCGGGCCGGTGGGCGACCTGCCGCCGCCACCCGACTTCGATGCGCAGCTCGAGCTGGTGCTGGAGCTGCGGCCGCGGGCGCTGTCGATCACCTCTGGCGCCCTCCCGCCCGCCCGCGTGAAGACGCTGCACGACGCCGGGATCCTCGTGATGGCGACGGCGACCACGCCTGCCGAGGCAGAGGTGCTCGAGGCCTCGGGCGTGGACGCGGTCGTGACGCAGGGGGCGGAGGCGGGCGGACACCGCGCGAACTTCCTCGCACCGGGCGAGCGCTCCTTCATCGGGACGATGGCTCTCGTGCCGCGGGTGGCCGACGCGGTGAAGGTCCCGGTGGTGGCGGCGGGCGGGATCATGGACGGGCGCGGCATCGCCGCCTGCCTCGCGCTCGGCGCGAGCGCCGTCTCGCTCGGGACGGCGTTCCTGGCCTGCGACGAGAGCGGGGCAGCCGCCGCGCACAAGGCGGCCCTGCGCGCCGCCCCCGGCGATGACGCGACCGGGCTCACGCGCGCCTTCTCGGGGAAGCCGGCGCGGGGGCTCGTGAACCGGTTCATGCGCGAGCAGGCCGCGAGCGCCGACGTCCTCCCCTATCCGGCACAGAACCAGCTCACCGCCGGGCTGCGCCGCGAAGCGGCCAGGCAGGGCCGGTCCGACCTCATGAGCTTCTGGGCGGGCCAGGGGGCGCCGCTCGCGCGCGGCGGGCCGGCGGGCCGGCTCCTCGCGGCGCTCGCCGAGGAGGCCGAGGCGGCGCTGCGCCGGCTGGGCTGAGGCGCGCCCGCCCTCGCTGATTCCCGCTGCCGCGCCGGCGGCCTCGCGCCGCGTCTCAGTGGGGGATCCGCGCGCTGCGAGCCTGCGAGCCGCCGCGCGGCCGGTTAACGAATCGCAAACCTCCCTTTTCTCCAAAAGGTGACACGCATGCACCCGCTCGCACTCACCCTCGCCCTGCTCGCCGCGGCCGGCGGCGAGGTCAAGATCGGCGTCTTCTCCCCCTTCACCGGCGGCTCCGCCGGGATGGGGCTCTCGATGCGCAACGGCGTCCGGCTCGCCGCCGACGAGATCAACGCCAAGGGCGGGATCCTCGGCAAGAAGGTCGTGCTGGTGGAGCGCGACGACGAGGCCAAGAACGAGAAGGGCGGCCAGATCCTGCAGGAGCTCATCAACCGCGAGCACGTGGCCGCCATCCTCGGCCCCACCAACACCGGCGTGGGCGACGCCTCCACCCGCTACGCCGAGCAGGCGAAGATCCCCATGATCGTGAACGTGTCGGCCGGCACGCGGGTGAACGAGCTCTTCCCGCAGTACCCCGACAACTACGTCTTCCGCCTCGCCGCCGGCGACGTGGTCCAGTCGGACATGATCGTGAAGGAGGCGCTCGACGCCCGTCACTTCAAGAAGCCGGCGCTCCTCTGCGACGACACCAACTACGGCCAGAACGGGCGCGCCAAGATGGAGAAGGCGCTCGAGAAGCGCGGGGTGAAGCCGGTGTACGTCGGCAAGTTCAAGATCAAGGACACCGACATGACGCCGCAGCTCCAGGAGGCGCGCGCCGCCGGGGCCGACGTGATCCTGGCCTACGGCATCGGCCCCGAGCTCGCCGCGGTCGCCAACTCCATGGAGCGCATCGGCTGGAAGACCGACCTCATCGGCAGCTGGACGCTCTCGATGGCGGCCTTCATCAACAACGCCGGCCAGAACGGCAACGGCGCGACCATGCCCCAGACCTTCATCGAGGCCGGGGCCACCAGCGGCAAGGCGAAGCAGTTCGTGGACGCCTACCACAAGAAGTTCAACGAGAGCCCGATCTCGGTCGCCGTGGCCGCCGCCCAGGGCTACGACTCGCTCTACCTGCTGAAGCTCGCCATGGAGCAGGCCGGCTCGACCGACGGCCCGAAGGTGAAGGCCGCCCTCGAGAACCTCAAGGCGCCCTACGACGGCGTCACCGGCCACTACGCCCCGCCCTTCACGCCGCAGGACCACGAGGCGGTGAAGGAGGCCAACGTGGTGATGGGCGTGGTCAAGGGCGGCAAGGTGGTGCCGCCCGGCGCCACGGCGAAGAAGTAGGGGGCCCCCGTGCAGACCCTGCAGCTCCTCTGGAGCGGCGTGGCGCAGGGGATGATCTACGCGCTGGTGGCCTTCGGCTACAACATCACCTTCTCCACCTCGCGGACGCTCAACTTCTCGCTCGGCAACATCCTCATGGTGGGGGGCGTGGTGGGGTACGTCCTCTACATGACGCAGGGCCACCCGTTCCTCTACCCGGTGGCGGGCGTCATCGCGGTGGGCGCGGTCACCGGCCTCGTGCTGCACAAGGTGGCGGTGGAGCCCTCGCTCCGGACCCGCTCGCAGCACGCCTGGATCCTGGCGACGCTGGCGTTCGGCATCATCCTCAAGAACGCGGCCGAGGTCTTCTGGTCCACCGACGACTTCAAGATGCGCTCCCCGCTCGGCGACGCGCCGCTCCGGCTCCTCGGCCACCGGGCCGCCGACGGCTCGGTCCAGGGCGGCCTCGGGATCTACCCCCAGGAGATCCTCATCATCGCCGTGTCGCTCGCCATCGTCGCCGGGGTGGAGTTCCTGAAGCGGCGCACCCTCCTCGGCAAGGCGGTGGTGGCGGTCTCGGAGGACAAGGAGACCGCGAGCCTCATGGGGGTGGACCAGAAGAAGGTGATCCTGGGCTCGTTCGCGCTCTCGGCGGCCATCGCCGCCGTGGGCGGCCTCCTGGTCGCGCCCATCACGCTCGTCTCCGCCACCATGGGCACGGTGCTCGGCGTGAAGGCCTACTCGGCCTCGATCATCGGCGGCCTCGAGTCGGGGCTCGGCGCGGTGGTGGGCGGCCTGGTCATCGGCCTCTCCGAGGCGCTCACCGCCCGCTTCGTCTCCACCGGCTACAAGGACATCCCGGGCTTCGCCTTCCTCATCCTCCTGCTCCTCTTCAAGCCGTCCGGCCTGTTCGGCAAGGCCGCGATCCGGAAGGTCTGACCCCGCGATGCGCCGGCTCTGGCCCCTGCTCCTCCCGCTGCCGCTCCTCCTGCCGGTGCTGGTGGAGAGCCCCTACTACGTCCACGGGCTTGCCTGCCGCATCATGATCTACACGCTGCTCGTGGCCTCGCTCGACCTGGTGGTCGGCTACATCGGCGACGTCTCGATCGGCCACGCCGGCTTCTTCGCCATCGGCGCCTACACGGTGGCGATGCTCACCGCCACCCCCGAGGTGAACCCCGACAGCTCGGTGGCCTTCTTCCCGCAGCTGCCGTTCCTGGTCGCCCTCGCGGCCGGCGTGCTCCTCGCCGCGCTCGCCGGCTTCGTGCTCGCCTTCCCCGCCCTGCGATCGTCGGGCCCCTACCTCGCCGTCATCACCATCGCCTACGGGCTCATCGTCTACACCTTCATCAACGAGCAGGAGCGGTTCACCAACGGCACGAAGGGCGTGACCCTGCTCCCGCTCCGCGCCTTCGGCGTGGACCTGTCCGGGAACCACTTCGTCTGGGTGGTCTACCCGTTCCTGGCGCTGGTGCTCTATGGCCTCCACAACCTGGGGCGGAGCTTCTGGGGGCGCGCCTTCGAGGCCATCAAGCACTCGAGCGTGGCGGCGAGCTGCTGCGGCATCTCGCGCCCCTACTACAAGATCTGGGCGTTCGTGATCTCGGCGGCCGTGGCCGGGCTCGCCGGCGGCCTCTTCGCCCAGCTCGACGCGTACATCGCGCCCAACACCTTCTCCTACAACCTCTCGGTGGAGTTCCTCATCGCCCTCATCTTCGGCGGCGTGCGCTCCATCCTGGGCAACCTGGTGGGCGTGTCGGTCTTCGTGGTGCTGCCCGACGTCTTCAGCGCCTTCGCCGACTACCGGCTCATGGTCTACGGCGCGCTGCTGCTGGTGGTGCTCTTCTTCCTGCCCGCCGGCATCGCCGGCCTGGTGCGGCGCGCCCTCGCCCCGTTCACGCGCAAGGACCTCGAGGCGGAGCGGGCGGCGCTCGAGGACGCGTCGCGGGGCCTGGCGGTGCTCCCCGAGCCGCCGCCGCCGGGCGCGGCCGCCGCCCCCTCGCTCGCGCTCGACGGCGTCACCATGCGCTTCGGCGGCCTCACCGCCGTGAACGGCCTCAGCTTCGAGGTCGCGCCCGGGAAGGTGCGCGGGCTCATCGGGCCGAACGGCTCCGGCAAGAGCACCACCGTGAACCTCCTCACCGGGCTCTACGTCCCCACCTCGGGCGGGATCTCCTTCCGCGGCCGCGCCCTCGGCAGGCTCCCGCCGCACGAGCGGGCCCGCGCCGGGATGGCCCGGACCTTCCAGAACCTGCAGCTCTTCGGCGACCTCACCGCGCTCGAGAACGTGCTCGTCGGGCTGCACGCCTCCTTCCACTGCAAGCTCTGGCAGGTGGCGCTCCGCACCCCGGCGGCCCGGCGCGAGGAGCGGGCGCTCCGGGCGCGGGCGTACGCGCTGCTCCGGTTCGTGGGGCTCGAGCGGAGCGCGTTCGAGCTGGCGCGGAACCTCCCCTACGGCCAGGCGCGGCTCCTCGAGATCGCGCGCGCCCTCGCCCTCGCGCCCCGGCTGCTCCTCCTCGACGAGCCGGCGGCCGGGCTGACCGGCGGCGAGATCGAGGCCATGAGCGCGCTGGTGGGGCGCATCAAGGCCGCCGGCATCGCGGTGCTCCTCATCGAGCACCACATGGACATGGTGATGGCCGTCTCCGACGAGGTGACGGTGCTCGACTTCGGGAAGAAGATCGCCGAGGGCGCGCCCCGCGCGGTGCAGGACGATCCGGCCGTGCAGGAGGCCTACCTCGGCAAGCACGCCTCGGCCATCGGGCGCTTCGAGCCGCCCACGGACGAGGCGGGGACGGTGCGGGCATGACGGCGCTCCTGCAGGTCTCGGGGCTCGAGGTCGCCTACGGCCGGATCCTGGCGCTGAAGGGGCTCGACCTCGAGGTGGCCCCGGGCGAGCTGGTGGCGGTCATCGGGTCGAACGGCGCCGGCAAGACCACCACGCTCAAGACCATCTCCGGGCTCCTGCGCCCGGCGGCGGGCGAGGTCCGCTTCGAGGGGCGCAGCCTCGCCGGCGTGGCGCCGCACGCCATCGCGGCGCTCGGCATCGCGCACGTCCCGGAGGGTCGCAAGGTGTTCGCCACGCAGACCGTCGCCGACAACCTCCAGCTCGGCGCCTACCTGCGCCTGCGGCGCGGCGAGAAGCGGGCGGTGGCCGCGTCGATCGCGTCGATGTACGAGACCTTCCCGCGGCTCGCCGAGCGGCGGGATCAGCTCGCGGGGACGCTCTCCGGCGGCGAGCAGCAGATGCTCGCCATCGCCCGCGCGCTCGTCTCCGAGCCGAAGCTCCTGCTCCTCGACGAGCCGTCGATGGGGCTCGCGCCGGTCGTCATCGACGAGGTGATGCGGCTCGTCGAGCGGCTGAAGCAGGCGCGCCAGGTGACGATCCTGCTCGTGGAGCAGCTCGCCTACCGCGCCCTCGAGGTGGCCGACCGCGGCTACGTGATCGAGCAGGGCCGGATCCGGCTCTCGGGGCCGGCCCGCGACCTCCTCCGCGACGAGGGTGTCCGGCGCGCCTACCTCGGCTCCACCGCCGCCTGAGCCGCGACGCGACCCGCCGCGCCGCCGCGACCCGGCTCACTCCCCGTACGGGTCACGACTCGGACCCGTTCGCCACCCGTACGGGTGAACTCCGAGTGCATCCCCGGAGCCGGGGAGGTTCGGCCGCAGGACCGCCGGAATTGCGCGGCGCAATCGTCCGGATTGCGATGCCGGAGGGCAAAAGGTCTTTTGCACTCCGCGTGACAATCACTCTGAGCGCAATCGCCCCGCACCGCCTCCGGCGCGGCCTACTCGGTCTGGCGGATGGTCCAGAAGTCGGCCGAGAGCCCCTCGCTCTCGAGGTACGCGTACGGCAGCGTGAAGTACCCGGCCTGCCCCCAGCGCTCGCCCCACGAGTTCCGCACCAGGAACCGCCTCGCGGCGTCGTCGTACCCCACCGCCACCACCGCGTGTCCCCCCAGCATCCGCTCCTTCGGGCCGGGCAGGCTCGCCACGCCGGTGCGGGCCACCTCGGCGGTCTCGAAGCTCTCGTACACCGCGAACCCGAACACGAAGGGGAAGCCGGCGGCGAGGCAGGCCTTGAGCTGCGGGACGGAGCGCGCCACGCGCTTGTAGCGGAGCACCTGGAAGTCGAGCGCGACCTCGTAGCAGCGCTGCGGCGGCCGGGTCGCGAAGTGCGCCGGATCGTACGGCCAATCGCAGTCCCGGGGCGGCCGGCTGCGCTCGGGGCAGACGCCCTGCTGCACCACGCACTTGAGCCCGTCGCGCAGCATCGCGCCGGAGTCCTCGCTCACCGTCCCCTCGATGACGCGCTCGTTGAAGTAGACGAAGAGCCGCGACGGCATGAAGTCGGTGAGCCCCTCCTTGCGGCGCGCGAACTGGAACGCCGCGGCGACCGCGTTGGCGGTGCAGCTGCCGAGGTCTCCCTGGTCGTACGGCGGCGCGAACCCGGGCCGCAGGTCCACCGCCGCGGGCAGCGCCGCCACCGCCTCGGGCGGCGCGCTCCAGGCGAGGTCGCGGTGGTCGGGGAGATCGGGGATCCAGCCGTAGCGCTGCACCTTGCGAGTACGCGGGGTGGTCATGGTCCTTCCGCTTCTCGACGGTGTGACCCACAGTGTCAACGGGAAACGCCGACGGGCGGGGCTGCGCAATATGGTGTGCGCTGGTCCACGATGCCTGCCCGGACGAGTCGATTATCCGAAGGCGGTCGACTCGAGAATCGGTCGGCCTCTTTTTTTCTTGCTCTCCGTCAATTCGCCGACGTTTCTCCACTCGGGCGCACATCAAGAAACACCTCGATTTACGGGGCGTTCTCGCTTTCGTGGGCTCCATCCGGGACCGTTGATGGAGATCACGCAGAGTCGGGGCTCGGCGGTTGCTTTTTATGTTGCACCGACTAATCTGCCGGCCCACGGAGGTAGGGCTAATGGACAATTCGAGCTCCGGGGACAATCTTCTCGCCCGGCTGGAAGCGAAGGGTGTTTCTCGTAGAGACTTTCTGAAGGTCTGCACGATCGCCGCTGGCGCGGTCGGCCTCCCGGCCTGGGCCGGCGAGCAGATGGCGGAGAAGGCGGCAGGGGGAGCCAAGCCGTCCGTCATCTGGCTGCACTTCCAGGAGTGCACCGGCTGCACGGAGTCGCTCCTGCGCACTTCTCACCCCGGCGTCGCCGAGGTGATCCTCGACCTCATCTCGCTCGACTACCACGAGACGCTCTTCGCGGCGGCCGGGCACCAGATCGAGGAGGCGATGGAGCAGGCGATCGCGGCCAACAAGGGCAAGTACGTCCTCGTGGTCGAAGGCGCCATCCCCCGCAAGGACGGCGGCATCTACTGCCAGGTCGGCGGCAAGAACGCCATCGACACGCTGAACCGCGTGGCGGCCGACGCCGGCGCCATCATCGCCCTCGGCTCCTGCGCCAGCTTCGGCGGCGTGGCCGCGGCCGAGCCGAACCCCACCGACGCCACCGGCGCCCCGATGATCCTCAAGGGCAAGACGGTCGTCACCCTGCCGGGCTGCCCGGCCAACCCGTACAACCTGCTCGGCGTGGTCCTGCAGTACGCCACGTTCAAGACGCTGCCGAAGCTCGACAAGCTCGGCCGCCCCGAGTTCGCGTACGCCCGCACCATCCACGAGGACTGCCCGCGCCGTCCGCACTTCGACGCCGGCCGCTTCGCCCAGAAGTTCGGCGACGACGGTCACCGCGCCGGGTACTGCCTCTACAAGCTCGGCTGCAAGGGCCCGGCGACCCACGCCAACTGCTCGCTGCTGCCCTTCTGTGAGGTCCCGGGCGCCTGGCCGGTCGGCATCGGCCACCCGTGCGTCGGCTGCACGGAGCAGCAGGTCGCCTTCCGCGTGCCGATCCACACCACCAT from Anaeromyxobacter paludicola harbors:
- a CDS encoding NAD(P)H-dependent flavin oxidoreductase, giving the protein MTWPRDLADRLGVRLPIFLAPMAGGPSTPALAAAVSEAGGLGALGCGYSAPEQIRAEVEEVRRRTQAPFAVNLFAPEPHDWPPPAEPLARAASRLQAYRDELGLGPVGDLPPPPDFDAQLELVLELRPRALSITSGALPPARVKTLHDAGILVMATATTPAEAEVLEASGVDAVVTQGAEAGGHRANFLAPGERSFIGTMALVPRVADAVKVPVVAAGGIMDGRGIAACLALGASAVSLGTAFLACDESGAAAAHKAALRAAPGDDATGLTRAFSGKPARGLVNRFMREQAASADVLPYPAQNQLTAGLRREAARQGRSDLMSFWAGQGAPLARGGPAGRLLAALAEEAEAALRRLG
- a CDS encoding ABC transporter substrate-binding protein, whose product is MHPLALTLALLAAAGGEVKIGVFSPFTGGSAGMGLSMRNGVRLAADEINAKGGILGKKVVLVERDDEAKNEKGGQILQELINREHVAAILGPTNTGVGDASTRYAEQAKIPMIVNVSAGTRVNELFPQYPDNYVFRLAAGDVVQSDMIVKEALDARHFKKPALLCDDTNYGQNGRAKMEKALEKRGVKPVYVGKFKIKDTDMTPQLQEARAAGADVILAYGIGPELAAVANSMERIGWKTDLIGSWTLSMAAFINNAGQNGNGATMPQTFIEAGATSGKAKQFVDAYHKKFNESPISVAVAAAQGYDSLYLLKLAMEQAGSTDGPKVKAALENLKAPYDGVTGHYAPPFTPQDHEAVKEANVVMGVVKGGKVVPPGATAKK
- a CDS encoding branched-chain amino acid ABC transporter permease, which gives rise to MQTLQLLWSGVAQGMIYALVAFGYNITFSTSRTLNFSLGNILMVGGVVGYVLYMTQGHPFLYPVAGVIAVGAVTGLVLHKVAVEPSLRTRSQHAWILATLAFGIILKNAAEVFWSTDDFKMRSPLGDAPLRLLGHRAADGSVQGGLGIYPQEILIIAVSLAIVAGVEFLKRRTLLGKAVVAVSEDKETASLMGVDQKKVILGSFALSAAIAAVGGLLVAPITLVSATMGTVLGVKAYSASIIGGLESGLGAVVGGLVIGLSEALTARFVSTGYKDIPGFAFLILLLLFKPSGLFGKAAIRKV
- a CDS encoding branched-chain amino acid ABC transporter ATP-binding protein/permease gives rise to the protein MRRLWPLLLPLPLLLPVLVESPYYVHGLACRIMIYTLLVASLDLVVGYIGDVSIGHAGFFAIGAYTVAMLTATPEVNPDSSVAFFPQLPFLVALAAGVLLAALAGFVLAFPALRSSGPYLAVITIAYGLIVYTFINEQERFTNGTKGVTLLPLRAFGVDLSGNHFVWVVYPFLALVLYGLHNLGRSFWGRAFEAIKHSSVAASCCGISRPYYKIWAFVISAAVAGLAGGLFAQLDAYIAPNTFSYNLSVEFLIALIFGGVRSILGNLVGVSVFVVLPDVFSAFADYRLMVYGALLLVVLFFLPAGIAGLVRRALAPFTRKDLEAERAALEDASRGLAVLPEPPPPGAAAAPSLALDGVTMRFGGLTAVNGLSFEVAPGKVRGLIGPNGSGKSTTVNLLTGLYVPTSGGISFRGRALGRLPPHERARAGMARTFQNLQLFGDLTALENVLVGLHASFHCKLWQVALRTPAARREERALRARAYALLRFVGLERSAFELARNLPYGQARLLEIARALALAPRLLLLDEPAAGLTGGEIEAMSALVGRIKAAGIAVLLIEHHMDMVMAVSDEVTVLDFGKKIAEGAPRAVQDDPAVQEAYLGKHASAIGRFEPPTDEAGTVRA
- a CDS encoding ABC transporter ATP-binding protein; its protein translation is MTALLQVSGLEVAYGRILALKGLDLEVAPGELVAVIGSNGAGKTTTLKTISGLLRPAAGEVRFEGRSLAGVAPHAIAALGIAHVPEGRKVFATQTVADNLQLGAYLRLRRGEKRAVAASIASMYETFPRLAERRDQLAGTLSGGEQQMLAIARALVSEPKLLLLDEPSMGLAPVVIDEVMRLVERLKQARQVTILLVEQLAYRALEVADRGYVIEQGRIRLSGPARDLLRDEGVRRAYLGSTAA
- a CDS encoding C1 family peptidase codes for the protein MTTPRTRKVQRYGWIPDLPDHRDLAWSAPPEAVAALPAAVDLRPGFAPPYDQGDLGSCTANAVAAAFQFARRKEGLTDFMPSRLFVYFNERVIEGTVSEDSGAMLRDGLKCVVQQGVCPERSRPPRDCDWPYDPAHFATRPPQRCYEVALDFQVLRYKRVARSVPQLKACLAAGFPFVFGFAVYESFETAEVARTGVASLPGPKERMLGGHAVVAVGYDDAARRFLVRNSWGERWGQAGYFTLPYAYLESEGLSADFWTIRQTE
- a CDS encoding hydrogenase small subunit encodes the protein MDNSSSGDNLLARLEAKGVSRRDFLKVCTIAAGAVGLPAWAGEQMAEKAAGGAKPSVIWLHFQECTGCTESLLRTSHPGVAEVILDLISLDYHETLFAAAGHQIEEAMEQAIAANKGKYVLVVEGAIPRKDGGIYCQVGGKNAIDTLNRVAADAGAIIALGSCASFGGVAAAEPNPTDATGAPMILKGKTVVTLPGCPANPYNLLGVVLQYATFKTLPKLDKLGRPEFAYARTIHEDCPRRPHFDAGRFAQKFGDDGHRAGYCLYKLGCKGPATHANCSLLPFCEVPGAWPVGIGHPCVGCTEQQVAFRVPIHTTIDVERPTAPGTYPAIHPDHSVVGPAAVGLGGLAVGAIVGAGVVASKKLTAESEKHEERE